A genomic region of Candidatus Omnitrophota bacterium contains the following coding sequences:
- the pdxA gene encoding 4-hydroxythreonine-4-phosphate dehydrogenase PdxA, protein MNRITIGITMGDPAGIGPEVLIKAVDKLSLQKLPINFLIIGDRCVLERYLLLFKIRNLFSRSNIVLVDLNNVPKSFRPGFCKPEYGRAALDYIDVAIRLLKKKEISALVTAPVSKEMINRSGKRFVGHTEYLSSSFKITNVMMMLANRYLRVVPLTRHISLKEVNRLINYSYIFKGIKIVAEYIKKYFYLSLPRIAICSLNPHGGEGGLLGVEEKNIIIPAVKKINKEHIANISGPYSADGLFSNYRDNKYDCIIGMYHDQVMIPVKMVDPQHTVNITLGLPFIRTSPGHGTAFDIAGKGIASFHSMYEAIKLTYQLSRNALSF, encoded by the coding sequence ATGAATAGGATAACCATAGGTATAACTATGGGAGACCCCGCGGGAATTGGTCCGGAGGTTTTAATTAAGGCAGTAGACAAGTTGTCACTACAGAAATTACCTATTAATTTTCTGATTATTGGCGATAGATGTGTTCTGGAAAGATATTTACTTCTCTTTAAAATAAGGAATCTATTTTCAAGAAGTAATATAGTGTTAGTTGATTTAAATAACGTTCCCAAAAGTTTTAGACCGGGGTTCTGTAAACCTGAATATGGCAGGGCTGCGCTGGATTACATTGATGTAGCAATTCGTCTATTAAAGAAGAAAGAAATTTCTGCTTTAGTCACCGCTCCCGTGAGTAAAGAAATGATAAACAGGTCGGGGAAAAGGTTTGTTGGACATACTGAATATCTTAGTTCTTCTTTTAAAATAACAAATGTTATGATGATGTTGGCAAATAGATATCTGCGTGTAGTTCCTCTAACACGACACATTTCTTTAAAGGAGGTTAACCGTCTCATAAATTATTCTTATATTTTTAAAGGTATTAAAATTGTGGCAGAGTATATTAAAAAATATTTTTATCTTTCTTTGCCACGCATAGCGATATGTTCTCTTAATCCCCATGGCGGAGAAGGAGGGTTGTTGGGAGTGGAGGAGAAAAATATAATTATTCCTGCGGTTAAAAAAATTAATAAAGAGCATATAGCAAATATTTCTGGCCCATATTCTGCTGATGGTCTGTTCTCAAATTATAGAGATAATAAATACGATTGTATTATAGGTATGTATCATGACCAGGTAATGATTCCGGTGAAAATGGTTGATCCCCAACACACCGTGAATATAACTTTGGGACTTCCTTTTATTCGCACCTCTCCCGGACATGGAACCGCTTTTGATATTGCCGGAAAAGGTATTGCTTCTTTTCATTCTATGTATGAAGCAATAAAACTGACTTATCAGTTATCTCGCAATGCTCTCTCTTTCTGA
- a CDS encoding peptidyl-prolyl cis-trans isomerase, which produces MKNILLTIIIVIIFSQMVCGGENESSQNRIVAIINDELITKSELEHKKTFLIYQIKQNRKGDITQEEEKELEKTLLDRLIINKLVREKAKKENISATEGEIKEMLDNVKKKFPTEEVFLSGLKESGLSIDDLRESFEYEIILQKLFFNKVRNKIVVTPQEVEEFYKEHSEEFREPDRVKLKNIFVYKQGRSSEEIMQRLDEISILLEENTPFEEVARKYSEGTTAFKGGIMGEIKRGELSPRIEEIIFSLRTGDISQWIETEGGFYLFKVDEYIRGKTLNFADVQLDIRNMLYRRKLDERFNNWVAELKEKAFIQINE; this is translated from the coding sequence ATGAAAAATATTTTATTAACGATTATTATTGTAATTATTTTCTCGCAGATGGTTTGTGGCGGAGAAAACGAGTCAAGTCAGAATCGTATTGTAGCCATAATAAATGATGAATTAATTACTAAAAGTGAATTGGAGCACAAAAAAACTTTTCTAATCTATCAGATAAAGCAGAATAGAAAAGGGGATATAACCCAAGAAGAGGAAAAAGAATTGGAAAAAACCTTGCTCGATAGGCTTATCATAAACAAGCTTGTTAGGGAGAAAGCAAAGAAAGAAAATATTTCAGCGACGGAGGGGGAAATAAAAGAGATGCTGGATAATGTAAAGAAAAAATTTCCTACCGAAGAAGTGTTTCTTTCAGGCTTAAAAGAATCAGGTTTATCCATCGATGACTTGCGGGAGTCATTTGAGTATGAAATAATTTTGCAAAAACTATTTTTTAACAAAGTAAGGAATAAAATAGTAGTAACCCCTCAGGAGGTAGAGGAATTTTACAAAGAACATAGTGAAGAGTTTAGGGAGCCTGATAGAGTGAAACTTAAAAATATTTTTGTTTATAAACAGGGGCGCTCCTCTGAAGAGATTATGCAGAGGCTGGATGAAATCAGTATCCTACTTGAAGAAAATACGCCTTTTGAGGAAGTTGCCAGGAAATACTCCGAAGGAACTACTGCTTTTAAAGGTGGAATAATGGGAGAAATTAAGAGAGGAGAGCTCTCCCCACGGATAGAAGAGATTATTTTCTCTCTAAGAACTGGAGACATATCCCAATGGATTGAAACCGAGGGTGGATTCTATTTATTCAAGGTGGATGAGTATATACGTGGTAAAACATTGAATTTTGCCGATGTGCAGTTAGATATTAGAAATATGCTCTATAGACGTAAACTGGACGAAAGATTCAATAATTGGGTTGCTGAGTTGAAAGAGAAAGCATTTATCCAGATAAATGAATAG
- the mfd gene encoding transcription-repair coupling factor, with translation MFDMLKIFKGQEIHQGEFIRCVNNLGYRRRDDVDEEGDFCYRGEVVEIFPVTFESPVKIVWDEKKIDSLRGFNIATGELFSYYEVIIILPCSEKAHHIKTVYERFDENFPIQNFVEIKPGDYVVHVIYGIGIYEGRRKIRLDKNRFQDCLVLRYKDGAKLYVPQQDMHLIQKYIGFEGRPPRMYRLGAKEWQRVKERSRKGIWSKAQELLEMHAKRKILTGFSFSPDSAWQKELEKSFPYKETPDQIKATLEVKRDMESPYPMDRLICGDVGYGKTEVALRAAFKAVMDNKQVAILVPTTILAEQHYHTFKTRMQHFPVNIEMLSRFRSEEQQKEIVTALNKGIIDIVIGTHRLLSPDIKFKDLGLVITDEEQRFGVEHKEKLKKLRLLVDVLTLTATPIPRTLYMALMGTRDMSVINTPPKERMPVETRVCEYDEGFIRRVILNELGRNGQVFFVHNRVEGIEKIARRLSQIIPEASIGVAHGKLPERMLEKVMLDFIEKRFNVLVCTTIIESGIDIPNVNTILVNHADHFGLSDLYQLKGRVGRFNVKAYAYFLVSKGAVLDSEAKKRLSAIEKHTELGSGFKIALEDLQIRGAGNILGTQQHGYIYQIGFDLYCRLLREAINRLQTYKEEYVNSNVKNHRTIVQQLV, from the coding sequence ATGTTTGATATGCTCAAGATATTTAAAGGTCAAGAAATTCACCAGGGAGAGTTTATTCGTTGCGTTAATAATTTAGGATACCGGCGGCGAGATGATGTGGACGAAGAAGGAGATTTTTGTTATCGTGGGGAAGTAGTGGAGATTTTTCCTGTTACATTCGAGTCTCCCGTAAAAATTGTATGGGATGAAAAGAAAATAGATTCTTTAAGAGGATTTAATATTGCTACGGGAGAATTATTTAGTTATTATGAAGTAATTATCATTCTCCCTTGCTCTGAAAAAGCCCATCACATAAAGACAGTTTATGAGAGGTTTGATGAAAATTTCCCTATCCAGAATTTTGTAGAGATAAAACCGGGTGACTATGTGGTGCATGTAATTTACGGAATTGGGATATACGAAGGCAGAAGAAAAATTCGTTTAGATAAGAATAGATTTCAGGATTGTCTTGTATTAAGATATAAAGATGGAGCTAAGCTTTATGTTCCTCAGCAGGATATGCATTTGATTCAAAAATACATTGGGTTTGAAGGCAGACCTCCACGTATGTATCGCTTGGGGGCTAAAGAATGGCAGAGAGTAAAGGAAAGGTCGCGTAAAGGAATATGGTCAAAAGCGCAAGAGTTATTGGAGATGCATGCTAAGAGGAAAATACTCACCGGTTTTTCTTTTTCACCGGATTCAGCGTGGCAGAAGGAATTGGAAAAAAGTTTTCCTTATAAGGAAACCCCTGATCAGATAAAGGCAACCTTAGAAGTTAAAAGAGACATGGAATCACCTTATCCTATGGATAGGCTCATCTGTGGTGATGTGGGGTATGGAAAGACTGAAGTTGCTTTACGTGCTGCTTTTAAGGCAGTTATGGATAATAAACAGGTTGCCATATTGGTTCCTACTACAATTCTGGCAGAACAACATTACCATACATTTAAAACTCGGATGCAACATTTTCCTGTTAATATAGAGATGCTTAGTAGGTTTCGCAGTGAAGAGCAGCAAAAGGAAATTGTAACAGCTCTCAATAAAGGGATTATAGATATTGTTATTGGGACGCATCGACTCCTTTCTCCCGACATAAAATTCAAAGACCTTGGTTTGGTAATTACTGATGAGGAACAGCGTTTTGGAGTAGAGCATAAGGAAAAATTGAAGAAATTAAGACTCCTTGTTGATGTGCTTACTCTAACCGCTACTCCTATTCCTCGCACACTCTACATGGCGCTTATGGGAACCAGGGATATGTCTGTAATCAACACCCCTCCTAAGGAGCGTATGCCTGTGGAGACACGCGTCTGCGAATATGATGAAGGTTTTATTCGTCGAGTTATTCTTAACGAGTTAGGGCGGAACGGTCAGGTATTCTTTGTGCATAATCGGGTAGAGGGCATAGAAAAAATTGCCCGAAGATTATCTCAAATTATTCCTGAGGCAAGTATTGGAGTTGCACATGGAAAATTACCTGAACGCATGCTGGAAAAAGTAATGTTAGATTTTATAGAGAAAAGATTTAATGTGCTCGTCTGCACAACTATTATTGAATCAGGTATAGATATACCTAATGTAAATACTATCTTAGTAAATCATGCTGATCATTTTGGTTTATCAGACCTTTACCAATTAAAAGGACGGGTGGGAAGGTTTAACGTAAAGGCATATGCCTACTTTCTCGTATCTAAAGGAGCAGTATTAGATTCTGAGGCAAAGAAGCGGTTATCGGCGATTGAAAAACATACAGAGTTAGGCTCTGGTTTTAAAATTGCCTTGGAAGACCTTCAAATAAGAGGTGCTGGAAACATCCTTGGGACACAACAGCATGGTTATATCTATCAAATAGGTTTTGACTTATACTGTCGTTTACTTCGAGAAGCAATAAATCGTCTCCAGACTTATAAGGAAGAATATGTGAATAGTAATGTTAAGAACCATCGCACTATAGTTCAACAATTGGTCTGA